GTCAATCAagtaataaaaacacaaaaaaatggcTTCCGTGCAGAAGAAGAACGAACGAACAATTCAGGAAGAGaacattccgaaaaaaaacaatttaggAAGATATTCGGAATATACGAGTGATGATATCCTTGCAAATGGGTCAGCCTCGTCCCTGTTATACGATTATGATAGCCAAGTTATATTCCGCGACTATCCATAAGATTAACTATCGTAGAGGTGTAGTTAGGTGAATAGTTAGGCGAATAATAGGAGGACCATCCAGTAACAGTGGTAAAAGAATGGAACAAGGAGCTTAAAGGACCGGAACAATAACGGTCCCACAATGCATAAAACAATGCGTAAGGACTGAAAATGAAACCAACGAGAAATTGAGGTGGCCTTTGTTAGCACTTTATTctgggaaatttttaaaaatttgtttaccaTTCTTTATTTATCAAAAGCTGGCGTGTACTACTATAAATCACCAGGCAACCGCAACCAAATGTAATAGAACCGCTGAGGTCTGTTGTTGGTGCCCGTAGGGTGCATACCAGCGGACAAGCGGAAAGCAATAACAATCCATTTGAGGACATCGTTCAGGAAATTTTCCGATGTTGGGGTTTCTCCTCCCACAGATCCAGAAATCAGACGCGTGAGGACACTCTGCGCGTGGAATGGATTGGATCTTCCTACCCGGATGTAAGGAGTTGTTTCGTCAAATAAACTTATTACTCTTATGCTCCGATCCatttgatttctggatttgcagGGGATATCTCGCTTTTTCGCCGGTGATACCTGAGAAATACGTCATGAATCTCGTCTACAACTGAAGAGGAGCCATTATAGGGAATTTTCCTGTGCGTTGCTTTTGAAGATGAGCGTCAAGTACGCACATATGGTCCACTCAGTGGGAACGACGATTTTCTTCCCGTATATGTAAATGCGCACAACAAGGGAGCAAGGATCAATGATGGGTGCCAGCCGACCGCGCGACCGCGGACAAAGCACGTACCACACAAGTCGGCAGGCAGCTGGCTGCCTTTGCGATTCCGATTCCCGCCGGCCAATCGCTTCAAATAATGAGATGCCGAATATGTGATTGGGACGAAGCCTGGTTGGACGCATCAAAATGTAATGCTTAGAGTAAATGGATCAAATGGATCGGAGCATCAGCGTAATTAGTTTATTTCACGAAACAACACATTGCACCCGTATGAAAGATTTTATCCATCCCACGCGAAAAGTGTCCTCATGCATCTGATTTCCGGATCTGTAGGGGGAGAAATCCCAACATCGGAAAATTTCCTGTACGATGTCCTTAGATGGATTGTTATTGCtttaacaactttttttgcaacttaGTGAACCCAAAACTCTCACATTTAATCTATTTGTCCTTGGAAGGATAAATGCGACGGAAATTGTACCAGAGTGGAAAATATACCGGTGCCTTCTTTACCTAATCCTAGTCCAAttttatttccagaattttttgattttccgtAATTTTCCGGTGCACCGCGGCACCTCACTGCAGAGCCTGACCGGAGCTCTCGAACAAACATTCAGGATAATAGAACTGCTGGATATTTCCATGATGCGATGCATTTATTAGCAGATTTTTAGCTGCCCAACAATGTATCCAATCCACACACATCTGTCAGAGCACATTTATCATCTTGGATAAGTGATATTGAATACGGCCACAGAAGTCTCCTGAGACCTCTGATCCCTGGATTTGTAGGAGGTCCGCGTCGTCGCCGTCATTCGAGAAAAATACTTCCTCAATCCTATCTATCAGCAGAAGAACACAGCATTTGAAGATCCTAGGACGCTCTCTCTAGGTCCGGAGCAGAAAACTGATGATTCGGGTTTAAATTTAGTACGTATTAAGACTTGTTATATGTAACTAAGCGTAGCACATAGATAAACAGTTCTTTCGATGAACTAGTACTCTTCTTTCATGATGcatatattttaaattaaaaattcctgTACAACATATTACCTTTTCTCTTAACAGCTCTATACCTTCGTCAAGGTAAAAAAATATGCTACCTCAACTATTCCTAAGAAGTGAGATTATGCTCAACTAACTAgctcttttctgatttttttgggTTGATGCATAAGttctttccttgaaaatttcaaataactacttcaaaaaataactataTAATTAAACTAAGAACTCTGAGTAAGTTCGAGTAATAAACCGGGTGGCAATGGGAATAAGCGAAAAATAGTTAATGGTGGTTGAAaatagttccaaaaaaaatggttaaaaatagttccaaaaattattaaaataataaaatctattcaaattctatgaagaaaaaattccgacttctaatttttctagatGAGTTCCTTCAAGTCCTAATTTATGTAACCTCCATCTAAGTGTTGCATCCTTAATTCTAAGTGTTCCAACTTCAACCTTCAACCTCAATGGTTTAATTTAATAGTAACTTCGGACAAGTCTTTGTTCGCGTCATCTAGAACCTATGCACCAACACAACATACATCAATTTTCGGAGGAAACATCTCCTTCTCGTGTAAATCTTCCTCTATTCCTCTGCATCTTTCCTGCTACCGTAACTCTGAGCATACTATCCGACCTAACgaaaaagactaaaaataaagatggaCATTTTCAACGTTGACGAACACTGCACGgaaatggaattttcaaaagatgCAAATGCACATTTAGATGCAGTGCTTGTCTATATTtcccgttaaaaaaaaaaagtcagagcATGTATTCATAGGATCAGAAACAAGATCCTACTAACGGCAAAGCTGTCTACAGCAACAGTTATGTAATTGCTACGCGTAATATTGATGACATTAGAACGACAACGTTAACAACATATACATATTCCGTATTCCATGAGCATCAAAGCGACAACGTACAGGAAGTACTACGttggagaaacaaaaaaagtataacTGCATCATATGACGAACACTGACTGCACGGAAATGGAGCGGCAAACAGGTCTCATAACATATAGATCCGTATATGAATGGATGTAGTACGAATATAGAAAATACGACTATGAGCTGGTGGAAAAGTACTGTAGTTTTGTTAAATTTGAAAGCGAATTACGCCATTTAAATACTAGAACTTATTGCTGGAACATATTTAACACAAAACGACACTCACATTTGGATAAGAATCCGAAagattaaattatttaaatgattaattaatcaattatttcAATGATTTATCAATCAtcaattatcaattatttcaaTGATTTATTTAAATGATATTATTGAAAACCTGGTAGCTAAAATTCAATGCAGTATAAacaatagaagaagaaaatgtagtAAGAAAGAGGTTCTGTTACTGTGAATGTAAAcataatactaatactaataataatacttaataataatactagtaATACTTGAATAGTCacaaaaagtagttttttcttacgtttttcagttgaaaaactgaataaaacATACAACATCAGCATTCCAATGCATTTGACGTTGTCGACGCCTACGTCACTCTGCATCCATCGAATTTTATGAGGTTAAAATCAAATACAGAATGAATAGAATATGAATACATTCACGTGACCAGTTTTAAAGTGCCaatctagaagaaaaatgagaagaaggaGGATACAGGGAGGTGAAGAGTATAAGTTTCAattgtttaaaggcagtatgTCATGaagatgttgggatctctacTCTGTAAGATAGGGTTGGAAATTTGCATAATGAGTATGAGTCACGAGTGTGAATCACGTTgatttaaaggcgtcaccacACGAATTTGAGgcagtgcagatttcagatggagtattcgtacacgggatgggagactatggagagggggtgattccgtccatttcttcctaattgccgtaaaaaacggcccggaagatacgatacgaatactccacctgaaatccgtaccacctcagattcctggagtgatgcctttaaaccccGTAAATATGTCCATCGTGAAAATATctcaacattgtcaattttgtAGTGTGTTCCCTTTAAGCCAAAGAAAagctaatttaatttaaaaaatgatgggggaaatgtagttggggtggAGGGAGGGCACTCAGCTGCGCCCTTacttctggaagctctatcttcgtttttttttctgtttttttttcctcagtaactttagcttacgcgtcatagatcctctaagactaatactTAGGTCTTAGATGCCCAAtcaatttagttatttacttccagaaatgaaaGCGCAGTCAAGTGGCCCCCCACCTTCACCTACATTTATCCCGAAAAGATTTAGAAAACGTGATAATTTATATTTCAGTTGAAAGGTGAAGCTCATATCTAAGGTTTCCACAAAATCTAAAGATTGGGCGTGTCGCTGCTGGATCCCCCTATATTCTCAAATTACGCtcaaaactactttttttgtaaagaaagGAGTCCCATAGTCTCTTCATGGATCTTTCGACGGAGATTCTACAGCCTTCTCATAATGTCATGAATTTATCACGAGAATTTCTGTACGCGATTTTCAGATTAGAGCAAAGATTTTTGATTGGGGTATAAGAGAAGCGGGAAATGAACGTCCCTGTGATCACTGAAGATGCGAGCTCGGTGCGAGCTGGCACTGCCACTAATCGCATATGACACGCTGGATTGCCCTTTCCCCGCTAATGCCCGGAGCAGGTTTCGCTGATTGTGCAATTGCGGTGAACTatgtttcaaaatttgcataatcaaatacaaaattttctcatcagcatcggcGGTTTTCGTTGaaagacaaaaaacaaacatgtgTATCGTTTATGTTCACTGTACAAACACAAACGTCACATCTACATACCTTTTACATAGATAGTGAATTTAAATCTATCTCACAAATGGTGCTGCCACGTAGATACGGCCACGGAAACAGCATCgtacaagaaaagaaacaacaacaaaaacaacgtaGATGTGCGTTCTGCACGACAGGCACTTAATGTTCATGACTCAGTCCCGCTGCGTAGCGACAAAAGATCACAGATAACCGCCATTACTTTACTTATACGACTGCGACATCCAAAATTGATTAAAGAAAATTGCAGTTATTCGCAAGTGATGAATTTCCAATAAGGAAAAACAAGCTGCGAGGAACTTTCCCAACCAAATACTGCGGAGGTTCATAGGTATACACTATTACAAAAAGTGATGTCTACAATTAAGAAGAAGACTAGTCCGCAGAGAGCAAATTAATGAATCTGCGCCCTTCAGTAGAAGCGTTAGATCTCCTGCcagataagagaaaaaaggtgcAAAACTCCAAAAAGAACATTACCAGCAAAGAGAATGACGAGTTTTCATGcacaaaataagagaaatataaacaaatagtgGAAAATAACCAGAGACGGCCAAACAAAACAACcagtaaaaaaatacatgttgaaatttcagaaatatatgtatataaaggaaaaatacataatttaaagtagaaaatttcaaaatgcaaataaatttctaccaaattatgaaacatttttgagattttgtcGATGTCCGTCAATTAAATTCTAGTTTAGATCACGAAACAATGTAACGTATGCAATGCACACAAATCGAACGCGAAACAATTTATCTCACGACGAAACAATGAATTAAATCATAAATCATTTTGGATACGTTCATATGATGGGAACGTGGTGAGAAGcaaaatcttccaaaaaaagggaaagctTTAACAGATACTCAAAACAGCATAGGATATTATCATAATgttcgaagcaaaaaaaaaacctaccaaaaaaaagagcagaaattcGTAAAGATACAACCACTAACTCCTCAAATGATactagaaatttccaaagcTCGCTCACACATGCGTAGGTGTAGATTAACTTACACATCGTGGAGAATGAACCGGCTAGTTTATGTCACCCGCTACTTTCTGGACACAATGACTGCGCGCACAGCTGGCTTCGCTTCCAAATAACACTTACACGTATGCATTTGTGAGGAACAGGTTCATCTGGTTAGATGTAAATAAACCGATTACATCAATCCTTACATGGAAATCCGAAAAGCAGTGTGGTGAGCGCGTTGCGCTGGCCACTACAGCCGTTATGCTCACGATAATCTTTGGTTTCAACATCGTTGAAATCTGAGATCTGCAAAGAATCCGTGCAGCAATCCACCCGATAGTGACTGGAGTGGTCGAATTTTGTTTGTGGCGGGTCAATGTGAAGCAATTCAACGATGAATCGCAACAAACCTCACAATTATTTCCTAAAATCACGTAAACGAATTCGTTCGTCACTGGAACCTCCGAAGTAGTTCTGCAGTACACAGGATTTCATTGAATTACAGTACACttgtaattattaattaatcatAACACTATTATATAATAGAGGTTGTTTTTCGAATAAATCGAATTAAGAGTTACTTGGGGGACCAAATACTCTAAGAatatgaaaaagttgaaaaaattgaaattgttcaGATTTGAAGAACGAACGGGTCCTAGCCTAAACTGTTTATTGGCATAACGTAACCATGTAAATTCGTGCCGAGACCCAACAACAATCACAGGATAATGAAATGTTCAATGAAGAACTATAGTCAAAGAAAGATTCTTCTCCTCACAAAAAGGCTAGAGCtcaaaattaattgattagAAGTGATTGGCGCGCACCGCCCGCCTTTGCGCCACACACAGCACGAAAATGAATACAAAACACCATTAGCCGGTGAGGAACGGGTTCCTCTGTGAATCCTTCCTCCGAAATTACACTACTGACCCATAATTCTCTTGGAATAGTACATATTTCCACAGGCCCAACGGAAATATCAACATTCACCGTCACCACAGTCAACATACAACTTCAAGGTCTTTGATAATTTAATTGTTAAAAAATTCGAACAGgtagttgaaaaaaacataaattaagcaaataaaatatgaaaatagaagagaagaagagacaATTCAACTAAAACTATGAGAAACCTGCTGAGAACCGATCTCAGATTCTACGATATCTGGAAAATCGAAAGTCACGAACTCGCTTGGGAAATGTGCCGTAAGGcaacaacacacacacacagagacTGAACCAATTCATTCTACCCTTATCTAAACGAGGATTTAATGGTCAACGAATAAACAGCCTACTGGGAGTAATGTCGTGCCAGGATCACACATCCGGGCGAAATGTTGTAATAAATTTAAGGTTTATGAGGCCACATGCTCTAACGGCCAGAAATATTACTGTAGCATCTAACGATTAGTCACATAATAAAAATGTCGGCTATTCTCTAGACAGGAATATAGGTATCGATTGGCGATGTGAGAAGGGCGAAGTAATGAAGAAACGCCAAGTTACAACAACAATAGAGGTACATCAGCTGGCAACAGCACTCAACCGAGCactattcaaagaaaaaaattccgccCAACCCTGCTgcatccactttttttccgttgtttGCTCACTCTGTCAAACACTGTTCGtacacttgaaaaaaatgttctttttataGCATCACAATGAAAGAAGTGCTAGAAGGTGCACAGCAGTGTTGTTTATGAAAAAAGGTCACTACGACGCTAGCAGTGAATAGTAATGGACGCCGAACTGCCTGCCCTtagcaacagcagcagcacTTTTCATCGGATGAGACATGCTCTGGAACTAGCCAACGACGACGATGTTTCACAACACACAACAAAATCATCCTATGTGCACCAGCCTCCAGGCAATTTCAGGATGAGTCACTGAGAACTTATTGCTCTCTTCTAAAAGTAACAACGCATAAATTGTGCGGATTCGAGGATCTATGAATGTGAAACACATCTATCTTCCGGCATAACTATGTCCAGCTGCCTAGCAGAGAAATCAAAACAACCAGCTGTCCATTTGATGTGTTTTACGGGCAAATATGCAGTGAAAAGACGAGCAAACAGTTaccacaacaaaaaatagtaataattaatgaatACATTAAACAATTGAAAACTGACGCAACAATAATAAGAACGAAGCGTTGAGAAATAAGCAAGAAATTTCAGGATACAAACGCTTAAAGAAAACTCGTTTGCCGTTTAAaacttaataataaataagtgcaACTTCAGTTTCAGTTTACTCAGTTTAAAAGGAAGATGGCATGCTTTGCTTTAATTCAACTTTGATCTCAACACTGCGGTTACTACGAGAGTAATTAAGGGGAAAACTTTTGATTTATAAAATAACAAGTAACtttgtgaaataaatattctgTACCACCAATACACAACTGACAACCAACAAGCTGTCCGCCCTAATCCAGGGATCCGAAACTTGATCACCCGCTGAACGGCTGAACGGCTGAACGTTGGCAGCGCGCGCTGTTTTCTTCCTACTGTAGCACCGATTTTGTTCCAACACCCTGCAGCAACGACAAGCGACTCGACGACCTCGTTTGaattttggtttaaaaaaatcgcgaACAGGTGGTAGCCGTTCCGGACGGTGTATCACGTGGCAGGTGGTGGGTTCTTCTCGATCACTGGGATTCTTAGGTGGATCTCTCCATCTGTGCTTGTTTCATCTTGCTGGGATTCGTTACCAAGTGCTGTTTTGAGCGTGTGGCCAGTCATTTTGGATGGTCTGGGGACGATATTCGTAGTGTTTCTAGCTTCTCTTGCAAGCGATTCTTTGCTTTCCTGGTTTTTTCAATTGCCCTTGATTTTTTGCATTGACAGTCCCGCGAACCACTATTATCTAGTGGTTTTATCCATTTGTCTGCTGTTTATTGTCTTTGTTTTCTGGTTAGAGCATTAATCATCCATACCTACCTATTTCACCGTTCAGATAAAAGACCAGTAGGAGGGTACTCTATGATTCTGCGGTTGAGATTGTTTTGACTGTCAAACTCTATGGAAACTAACGAGTACATCGTGAATTTTTGTTGCGGGACGCCAGCGGTTGTAAATTTGTCGCAAAGACTAAGTAAATTGGTAGTTCAGATAATCAGCAGTTTAGTTACCCGGTCAAAAACTAGTTAAACCGCTACTTGCTGAtcattttaattgatttattaattaattttgttgTAGAAAACCTGACTACAACTTTGTAGACGTTGTTTGATTAGTACAAATTGACAGCTAAATTAGAATTTCATAGAAAGTGGTCGTCAATCTATTTGAATATTTAGCAGTGGGATTTGTTGCCATGTTTCACTCATTCCATCGTTACCTGTGTAGAGAACAACTTCACTGAACGATCGGATTTTGttggaatttctggaattttcttattcattttccTCTCCGTTTTTTTTGTCAGCGTTCACCTCAGCTAATTGAGGAATTGGCTCTTAGCTACAATTGATTACAGCTTTCAAGGGATCTCGTGATGGCGGGAGAGGCCCGTAGCCGGGTACTGGCTCATGGGTTTCGACGCACAACGTCAAATCGTTCGTTAGCCTCTTTACCATTATCTCATGCCTCAACGTCATCAGTTCTTAAATCAGAAATGGTCACGAATCCTTATCCTTTGAAGGTATCCACAAATCCTTATATTTATGAGTTGAAGAAGACATTGTACGACTCAAATTTCACACTAGGATTCAATGTTTAGGGTCGTGAAGTAGTGTTGGACTTGGAAAATAGGAAACAGTATGAAGAGCTTCGGATAGATATCAAAAAGCTCGGCGGTAAGATCGTTGAAATGATCAACGAAGAGCGCCTACCTTTTGTTGTTATATCTGACCATCCTATGGCTGCTTGGTTGGAAGGAATGAAGGGGACCTACAAGGAAAAAGATGAGGCACGTTctacatattttcatttttttctgttttttttttttgggtttgcTATTCAGTATCGTTTTCTTACTGTTCCGTTGGAACAACCTGTCTTTATTTTATCTCTTACTTCTTAGCTACTATACTTCAGCGGATAAAGAAATTACCGATGCTCCTCAAGGATGCGGTTCAAAATCGTGTGAAAGTGCGCTCACTGAAGACCTTCCAAGAACAGTTCTCCCGTTTTAAAGCACGAATAAATGTAGCAAAGTCTTTATCAAAAGCTCCTCAAAAGCGGTTACCTACTAAGGTTGACGAGGTATGTGCTCTTTACAGCTCtcccttttgtttttcagataAAAACGATTCCTCTGAATTGAAAgactactatttttatttttgggtATTTTTTAAGCAGTATTTTCAAGACCAATTCGAGATTTCTCACTTTAAAATTGGatttcttatttcaaaaagttttcagtatttttgatAAGAGATTTTCGAAATTACTTCCAAATTATACCTATGCCATGTGCCACTTTGGacgactttttttcagaaagataAGCGTGTTCGATTATTACGGAAACCTTTCATTAAATGGCAGGACGAGCAGCGACGTTATGCTCCGACATACAAGGTACATGGTAATGTCATTGATTCTATCGTGGTGCATATTTACAGTGCTTTTTCAGGAGTGCCCAACTCCGAGGTGGACAACTGTATACCTTGGAGCTGCTGCTGGAAACTGTGTATTTCGACGAGTTACCGCAGAACAATTGGAGAGGAGGTGAACTGCTAGCATcttacaaatgtttttttttcctctaatgtGAAGCTACATCCAGGAAACGGCGAGAAAACCAAGCTGCTATATCTCCTGAAAACTCAGATCCTCCTAGCTCAGCtggaagagagaaagaaaaggaaagaagtggaaaatctggaaagGACTGGAAGGTGCGGTC
This window of the Necator americanus strain Aroian chromosome III, whole genome shotgun sequence genome carries:
- a CDS encoding hypothetical protein (NECATOR_CHRIII.G9513.T1), with protein sequence MAGEARSRVLAHGFRRTTSNRSLASLPLSHASTSSVLKSEMVTNPYPLKGREVVLDLENRKQYEELRIDIKKLGGKIVEMINEERLPFVVISDHPMAAWLEGMKGTYKEKDERIKKLPMLLKDAVQNRVKVRSLKTFQEQFSRFKARINVAKSLSKAPQKRLPTKVDEKDKRVRLLRKPFIKWQDEQRRYAPTYKECPTPRWTTVYLGAAAGNCVFRRVTAEQLERRKRRENQAAISPENSDPPSSAGREKEKERSGKSGKDWKTNRTVRTPTNKFCDLCGRGFEDMEQHYESKEHATTATRPGVYDEVDMCIGAVVDYVICPAAPPVVRLPEIIPEEDEPRYPTDGTWDYEYSEGNYECTLLNKKS